In Oscillatoria sp. FACHB-1407, the sequence AGGACGCGACGTATCATTTAGTAAACGTTGTCCTGCATCGCGAACTAGCAGCGCTAGTTCACAGTCGATTTCTTCCCATTCTCTTACAGTTAGTTTCTTAGGGGGTATTACTTTATTCTTATTAGCTGGAAAATTAGCATCCAGCCAATCTCTGTCATATCCATATAGAAAAAGATAGGCTTTTAGGTGTTTCTCTCTAAAATAGCTTCTGGTTTTATCTGAATTTTCTAATTTAACCCCTAAAAGCTCTTCCCTATATTTCTTCCGTAGATCATCTATGCTTTCTTTAACTAGATCTTTCTCTGAGTAATCAACAGACCTTACTTCCTTTGTACCCTGCCTAGATAAATCAAGACCTAATCGAAAAGCGTACTTCTCAAGCGTCGTTCCCGCCATGCGGAATACTCTCTTGATCTCGAACAGCGTTATATTTGGGTCACTCCAAAATTGGGTGAATTTTTGTTCCCATTGCTCTCCATATTCTACAACTCTAGAATATCGAAATCTATCTTCTGGTACTTTGTCAGGACCAAACCGATAATAAGAAAAACCGCACTTACACTTAAATAATCCTGTTGGCTGACGTCTGGAACTACCATTCTTGTGTCTAATCAACTGATACTCCTCAATCACGGGTGAATTGAAGAATTTACAAGCATGATTCAAGCAAGGCCAAGGCCCGTCACCAAAAGGTTTAATTTCAAGAGGTAAGTCAAAGAAATCTTTGACCGAATACCCTAGAAATCTTATCAAGAGCAGGTGGCATAGTGGATTGAGTGCTGTTTGCCTAGTTCCGATTTGTAATATCTGATTAAGCCATCTCTCAATAATTTTCTCTTCTATCTCACAACCAAGTTGCTGAAGTATCTCCCTTCCATAAAACTCTTTGAAGCATTTTACCAATTTATCTATACTAACTACTTTACCCCTACTAGATATTGAAAATCCCTTCTCAGCAAGTAACCTACGATAAGTTTGGGCTAAGGAATCTAATCCAGGAGCCAAATTTTGCTGACTTAATAACCAAGAAATATCCTGTGCTAGGTTGAGTAAGGTAATATGCTTGGAGTT encodes:
- a CDS encoding TnsD family Tn7-like transposition protein, with translation MQAQSKVSLDHNQMTKHTLGFCLNRYPDELLYSLFGRYQEVLRYPAEHDLPKSLFGTLVKAVVDFPSHLEDFVSTLPSGHPYNVNQLIDEGTLLPLYIPFARSEQIALTRNDMTYGNGMKIYARLGISKSQQQEKLKFCSFCVENDRREFDETYWHRSHQCVGMEVCSIHKIFLDRSHINPRTENRRSYYFVAENEIQAVPARPIDLSNSKHITLLNLAQDISWLLSQQNLAPGLDSLAQTYRRLLAEKGFSISSRGKVVSIDKLVKCFKEFYGREILQQLGCEIEEKIIERWLNQILQIGTRQTALNPLCHLLLIRFLGYSVKDFFDLPLEIKPFGDGPWPCLNHACKFFNSPVIEEYQLIRHKNGSSRRQPTGLFKCKCGFSYYRFGPDKVPEDRFRYSRVVEYGEQWEQKFTQFWSDPNITLFEIKRVFRMAGTTLEKYAFRLGLDLSRQGTKEVRSVDYSEKDLVKESIDDLRKKYREELLGVKLENSDKTRSYFREKHLKAYLFLYGYDRDWLDANFPANKNKVIPPKKLTVREWEEIDCELALLVRDAGQRLLNDTSRPKRITIEGISRKIGRRGQIRDNLSKLPLTKQSLDEFTETIAEAAIRRIHWTMKQFQEAGILPSRRLFVMKVSFHSSENSVSHLKEVQEAIDSALAQLHSILG